From Lysobacter auxotrophicus, the proteins below share one genomic window:
- a CDS encoding MFS transporter — protein sequence MSTITANTKEGTLSQGHKKVIFASSLGTVFEWYDFYLYGSLAAIIAKQFFSGLNETSAFIFALLAFAAGFAVRPFGAIVFGRLGDMIGRKYTFLVTIVIMGLSTFLVGILPNYASIGFAAPAILIILRLLQGLALGGEYGGAATYVAEHAPHGKRGLYTSFIQTTATIGLFLSLLVILGVRTYLGTEAFEAWGWRIPFLLSIVLLGVSVWIRMQLNESPLFQQMKAEGKQSKAPITESFFTKNGKIVLLALLGATAGQAVVWYAGQFYAMYFLTQSLKVDATTTWLLIAAALAIGTPFFIFFGWLSDKIGRKKIVMAGCLIAALTYFPLFKALTHYANPAIAEASANAPAVVHADPRTCSFQFDPVGKKVFTNSCDIATAALAKAGIPYTIQAAPPGSVARVTVGDVEVQSFEGAGLSKDDSKAKGDAFTGELKKALTAGGYPEKADPERINKPMVLLILTILVIYVTMVYGPIAAWLVELFPTRIRYTSMSLPYHIGNGWFGGFLPTIAFALVAATGNMYYGLWYPIIIALMTFVIGSLFLRETKDVDITAYD from the coding sequence GTCATCTTCGCCTCCAGCCTGGGCACCGTGTTCGAGTGGTACGACTTCTATCTGTACGGGTCGCTCGCGGCGATCATCGCCAAGCAGTTCTTCAGCGGGTTGAACGAAACCAGCGCCTTCATCTTCGCGCTGCTCGCGTTCGCCGCCGGCTTCGCGGTGCGTCCGTTCGGCGCGATCGTGTTCGGCCGCCTCGGCGACATGATCGGCCGCAAGTACACGTTCCTGGTCACCATCGTGATCATGGGCCTGTCGACGTTCCTCGTCGGCATCCTGCCGAACTACGCGTCGATCGGCTTCGCGGCACCGGCGATTTTGATCATCCTGCGATTGCTGCAGGGCCTGGCGCTGGGCGGTGAATACGGCGGCGCGGCGACGTACGTGGCCGAGCACGCCCCGCACGGCAAGCGCGGCCTGTACACGAGCTTCATCCAGACCACCGCGACGATCGGCCTGTTCCTGTCGCTGCTGGTGATCCTGGGCGTGCGCACGTACCTGGGCACCGAGGCGTTCGAGGCGTGGGGCTGGCGCATTCCGTTCCTGCTGTCGATCGTGCTGCTGGGCGTGTCGGTGTGGATCCGCATGCAGCTCAACGAGTCGCCGCTGTTCCAGCAGATGAAGGCCGAGGGCAAGCAGTCCAAGGCGCCGATCACCGAAAGCTTCTTCACCAAGAACGGCAAGATCGTGCTGCTCGCGCTGCTGGGCGCGACCGCCGGCCAGGCCGTCGTGTGGTACGCGGGCCAGTTCTACGCGATGTACTTCCTCACGCAGTCGCTGAAAGTCGACGCGACGACGACGTGGCTGCTGATCGCCGCCGCGCTCGCCATCGGCACGCCGTTCTTCATCTTCTTCGGCTGGTTGAGCGACAAGATCGGCCGCAAGAAGATCGTCATGGCCGGCTGCCTGATCGCCGCGCTGACGTACTTCCCGCTGTTCAAGGCGCTTACGCACTACGCCAACCCGGCCATCGCCGAAGCCAGCGCCAACGCGCCGGCCGTGGTGCACGCCGATCCGCGTACGTGTTCGTTCCAGTTCGACCCGGTGGGCAAGAAGGTGTTCACCAACTCGTGCGATATCGCGACCGCCGCGCTGGCCAAGGCCGGTATCCCGTACACGATCCAGGCGGCTCCTCCGGGCAGCGTCGCGCGCGTGACGGTGGGCGACGTGGAAGTGCAGAGTTTCGAAGGCGCGGGCCTGTCGAAGGACGACAGCAAGGCGAAGGGCGACGCGTTCACGGGTGAACTGAAGAAGGCGCTGACCGCGGGCGGCTATCCCGAGAAGGCCGATCCGGAGCGCATCAACAAGCCGATGGTGCTGTTGATCCTCACCATCCTCGTCATCTACGTGACGATGGTGTACGGCCCGATCGCCGCCTGGCTGGTGGAACTGTTCCCCACGCGCATCCGCTACACGTCGATGTCGCTGCCGTACCACATCGGCAACGGCTGGTTCGGCGGCTTCCTCCCGACGATCGCCTTCGCGCTGGTCGCGGCCACGGGCAACATGTACTACGGCCTGTGGTACCCGATCATCATCGCGCTGATGACCTTCGTGATCGGCTCGCTGTTCCTGCGCGAGACGAAGGACGTGGATATCACGGCGTACGATTGA
- a CDS encoding MmcQ/YjbR family DNA-binding protein, with translation MDTARLKRYCAAFPAAQEVLHGEPSNILVYSVGGKTFAYFKTSEPERWRFSFRTTPERFVELTDQPGIKPARWMGRWYWVTVVDVRRMPEDYLRELVTWSYRRALGTLSGKRRRELVGDEAFVAR, from the coding sequence ATGGACACCGCGCGCCTCAAACGCTACTGCGCCGCCTTTCCCGCCGCCCAGGAAGTGCTGCACGGCGAGCCATCGAACATCCTCGTCTACTCGGTCGGCGGGAAGACCTTCGCGTACTTCAAGACCAGCGAGCCGGAGCGCTGGCGTTTCAGTTTCCGGACGACGCCGGAGCGCTTCGTCGAACTGACCGACCAGCCGGGGATCAAGCCGGCGCGATGGATGGGGCGCTGGTACTGGGTGACGGTCGTCGATGTCCGCCGCATGCCGGAGGACTACCTGCGCGAACTGGTGACATGGTCGTATCGGCGAGCGCTGGGGACGCTGAGCGGGAAACGGCGCCGTGAGCTGGTGGGGGATGAGGCGTTCGTTGCGCGCTAG